One window from the genome of Epinephelus moara isolate mb chromosome 5, YSFRI_EMoa_1.0, whole genome shotgun sequence encodes:
- the rps15a gene encoding 40S ribosomal protein S15a, giving the protein MVRMNVLADALKSINNAEKRGKRQVLIRPCSKVIVRFLTVMMKHGYIGEFEIIDDHRAGKIVVNLTGRLNKCGVISPRFDLQLKDLEKWQNNLLPSRQFGYIVLTTSAGIMDHEEARRKHTGGKILGFFF; this is encoded by the exons ATGGTGCGCATGAACGTTCTCGCGGATGCTCTGAAAAGCATCAACAATGCTGAGAAGCGTGGGAAACGCCAGGTCCTCATCAGGCCCTGCTCCAAGGTTATTGTGCGCTTCCTAACCGTCATGATGAAGCACG GTTACATTGGTGAGTTTGAGATCATTGACGACCACAGAGCCGGAAAAATTGTCGTCAATCTCACAGGCAGGCTGAACAAG TGTGGTGTGATCAGTCCACGTTTTGATCTCCAGCTCAAGGATTTGGAGAAGTGGCAGAACAACCTGCTTCCCTCAAGACAGTTTGG ATACATTGTGCTGACCACCTCAGCTGGCATCATGGACCACGAAGAGGCCAGACGGAAACACACAGGAGGCAAAATCCTTGGATTCTTTTTCTAA